The following coding sequences lie in one Psychrilyobacter atlanticus DSM 19335 genomic window:
- a CDS encoding DUF969 domain-containing protein translates to MVTIKLIGILIIIIGFLLKLDTIAVVIIAGITTGLVSGLDFFTILSTLGEAFVKTRYMTLFLLTLSVVGILERNGLKERASKCIGEMKSITTGKVLTMYMIIRTLAAAFSVRLGGHVQFIRPLIYPMAQGAGEKKNGVLSEDKNENIKGVACAVENYGNFYGQNVFVASAGVLLVVGTLQELGVIVTPYSVSKAAIPVAIIGLIFSVIQNHMLEKKIAKTGGESK, encoded by the coding sequence ATGGTTACAATTAAACTTATTGGAATTCTTATAATAATTATAGGATTCTTATTAAAACTGGATACTATAGCCGTTGTTATTATTGCAGGAATTACAACAGGCTTAGTTTCGGGATTGGATTTTTTTACTATTTTATCTACACTGGGGGAAGCGTTTGTTAAAACTAGATATATGACACTGTTTCTTTTAACTCTTTCAGTTGTAGGAATTTTAGAAAGAAATGGTTTGAAAGAACGGGCTTCTAAATGTATTGGGGAGATGAAATCTATAACTACGGGAAAGGTACTAACCATGTATATGATTATAAGAACATTAGCTGCTGCTTTTTCTGTGAGACTAGGAGGACACGTACAATTTATAAGACCACTTATCTACCCTATGGCGCAAGGGGCAGGAGAAAAGAAAAATGGTGTTTTATCTGAAGATAAAAACGAAAATATCAAAGGAGTTGCCTGTGCTGTAGAAAATTACGGAAATTTCTATGGACAGAATGTATTTGTAGCCAGTGCAGGAGTACTTTTAGTAGTAGGAACACTTCAGGAATTAGGAGTCATTGTAACACCATATTCAGTTTCTAAAGCTGCTATTCCAGTTGCCATCATTGGACTAATTTTTTCTGTAATACAAAATCATATGCTGGAAAAAAAGATAGCTAAAACTGGAGGGGAGAGCAAATGA
- a CDS encoding DUF979 domain-containing protein — MKSMILEIMYILTGLVAIGTGIYALTDKEHKTKFGTGIFWILFGLIFIGGKKIPPHIVGGLLVFMGILTALNRVGAGSQKNSSEEYRIEKSKTIGNIIFFPALAIGIVAFAIAQFTPLGGLVGLGLGSIIALILTLIITKEKPEYVGYDSSRMLQQIGSTAILPQLLAALGALFTLAGVGDVIADLMGSIVPQGNILAGVVVYCLGMAIFTMIMGNAFAAFAVITAGIGIPFVFSQGADPAIAGILGLTAGYCGTLLTPMAANFNVVPAAIMDMKNKNGVILAQAPVAIAMLVIHIVLMYFWAF; from the coding sequence ATGAAAAGTATGATTCTTGAAATTATGTATATATTGACAGGTTTAGTAGCAATAGGTACAGGAATATATGCTCTGACAGACAAGGAACATAAAACAAAATTTGGTACAGGAATATTTTGGATCTTGTTTGGATTAATTTTTATTGGTGGGAAAAAAATACCACCTCATATTGTCGGAGGACTTTTGGTATTCATGGGAATTCTGACAGCTTTAAACAGGGTAGGAGCAGGTTCACAAAAGAACTCTTCAGAAGAATATCGAATTGAAAAAAGTAAAACCATAGGAAACATAATATTTTTCCCAGCATTAGCTATTGGAATAGTTGCTTTTGCCATCGCTCAATTTACTCCTTTAGGAGGATTAGTAGGTTTAGGACTAGGGTCTATCATAGCACTTATTCTCACTCTTATCATAACTAAAGAAAAACCTGAATATGTAGGATATGACAGCTCTAGGATGCTTCAGCAAATAGGATCTACAGCAATTCTACCACAGCTTTTAGCTGCATTGGGAGCTCTCTTCACTTTAGCAGGTGTAGGAGATGTTATAGCTGATTTAATGGGCTCAATCGTTCCCCAGGGAAATATTTTAGCAGGTGTGGTAGTCTACTGTCTTGGAATGGCTATCTTTACTATGATCATGGGAAATGCTTTTGCTGCTTTTGCTGTTATTACAGCTGGAATAGGGATTCCCTTTGTATTTTCTCAAGGAGCAGATCCGGCTATTGCGGGAATATTAGGACTTACAGCAGGATATTGTGGAACTCTACTTACCCCAATGGCTGCTAATTTCAACGTAGTTCCTGCAGCAATTATGGATATGAAAAATAAAAATGGTGTTATCTTAGCTCAGGCACCTGTTGCAATTGCAATGTTGGTAATCCATATTGTACTTATGTATTTTTGGGCATTTTAA
- the pcp gene encoding pyroglutamyl-peptidase I: protein MKLLITGFDPFGNESINPAWEAVKLLPSQIEEVEIIKLQVPTIFKESIDVLLEGIKKHKPEVVICVGQAGGRYDISIERVAINLDDARIKDNKGNQPIDEPVYSDGENAYFTTLPIKAMVEEIKKVNIPASISNTAGTFVCNHIMYGLLYHINKFSSAKKGGFIHVPFIPEQVLDKKNTPYMDLKSIAKGLEASIKGIYENNEDLKVTGGTEF, encoded by the coding sequence ATGAAGTTATTAATTACAGGATTTGATCCATTTGGAAATGAAAGCATAAACCCAGCCTGGGAAGCTGTTAAACTCCTACCATCACAAATCGAAGAAGTAGAAATTATTAAACTCCAAGTTCCTACGATTTTTAAGGAATCGATAGATGTTCTTTTAGAGGGGATAAAAAAACATAAGCCAGAAGTCGTAATTTGTGTAGGACAAGCAGGGGGAAGGTACGATATCTCTATAGAAAGAGTGGCTATTAATTTAGATGATGCCAGAATAAAAGATAATAAGGGAAATCAACCCATAGATGAGCCTGTATATTCTGATGGAGAGAATGCATATTTTACAACCCTTCCAATAAAAGCAATGGTGGAGGAGATTAAAAAAGTAAATATACCGGCTTCCATTTCCAATACCGCCGGAACATTTGTGTGTAACCATATAATGTATGGTCTACTCTATCATATAAATAAGTTTTCTTCGGCAAAAAAAGGAGGGTTTATCCATGTTCCTTTCATACCTGAGCAGGTATTAGATAAAAAAAATACACCCTATATGGATCTAAAATCTATTGCTAAAGGGCTGGAAGCTTCCATTAAAGGAATATATGAGAATAATGAAGATTTAAAGGTAACAGGGGGAACTGAATTCTAA
- a CDS encoding Crp/Fnr family transcriptional regulator, whose translation MNKEYSAIFDLSKQNNMRDFFLNILTPHGTTTAYHKNNIICLDIVKSLYIIVAGEVQISLSEENGDEQLIYTLSPGEILGEFEIFSDISENYTLHFITDSKICKLTKEQVDRILLKNPNYYSYFIHSMSRKYHLALFQLSFNKFYINEERVLEFLIRIAISRNPHKENDVEIYGYTHENIGNTLNISRIGITNILKKLQDKKLIIIKRKLITVLSISQLKNYRKSIQKK comes from the coding sequence ATGAATAAAGAATACTCGGCAATCTTTGACCTCAGCAAACAAAACAATATGAGAGACTTTTTTTTAAATATTTTAACTCCTCATGGAACAACCACTGCGTATCATAAAAATAATATCATCTGTTTGGATATTGTAAAATCTCTGTATATTATAGTCGCTGGAGAAGTTCAGATCTCTCTCTCAGAAGAAAATGGAGATGAACAGCTTATTTATACTCTGAGCCCCGGTGAGATTTTAGGCGAATTTGAAATTTTTTCTGATATCTCTGAAAATTACACCCTTCATTTTATTACCGATTCAAAAATATGTAAGCTAACTAAAGAACAGGTAGATAGGATTCTTTTAAAAAATCCCAATTACTATTCGTATTTTATTCACAGTATGTCTAGAAAATATCACCTGGCTCTTTTTCAACTGAGTTTCAATAAATTTTATATCAATGAAGAGAGAGTTCTTGAATTTTTAATCAGAATAGCGATCTCTAGAAATCCTCATAAAGAAAATGATGTAGAGATCTATGGATATACCCATGAAAATATCGGAAATACATTGAACATTTCTAGGATAGGCATTACAAATATTCTGAAGAAATTACAGGATAAGAAGTTGATCATAATAAAAAGAAAACTTATAACAGTTCTCTCAATCTCTCAATTAAAAAATTATAGAAAGAGTATACAAAAAAAATAG
- a CDS encoding SDR family NAD(P)-dependent oxidoreductase, translating to MKNALITGATSGIGASFARKLGKEGYNLYITGRRIEVIEKLAYDIRKKYHVKVTVVLADFTIPQEVDNLLKEIETVPFDFLINNVGFGHKKKFFDDTYEKQYEMIEAHINSFCKITYLVSRNMRKNKNGNIINVSSLAGFAPTSFNHLYSSTKSFITTFTESLHLELSPLGIRVQALCPGFTRSDFHKSLNIKEETFKNRWLVRWMDSDKVTELSLKSLNKKGGLYIPGLSNKILYTIVKFLPRKLYYSLARKMGM from the coding sequence ATGAAAAATGCTTTAATAACAGGAGCCACCAGTGGTATAGGAGCCTCCTTTGCGAGAAAACTTGGGAAGGAGGGTTATAACCTCTATATTACAGGAAGACGTATAGAGGTTATAGAGAAATTGGCCTATGATATCCGTAAAAAATACCACGTTAAAGTTACTGTGGTCTTAGCTGATTTCACCATACCTCAAGAAGTGGATAATTTATTAAAAGAAATAGAAACAGTTCCCTTTGATTTTTTAATAAACAATGTGGGTTTCGGTCATAAAAAAAAATTCTTTGATGACACTTATGAGAAGCAATATGAAATGATAGAAGCACATATAAATTCATTTTGTAAAATTACTTACCTTGTGTCGAGAAATATGAGAAAAAATAAAAATGGGAATATTATAAATGTCTCCTCCCTTGCAGGCTTTGCTCCTACATCCTTTAATCATCTTTACAGTTCCACCAAGTCATTTATAACAACATTCACAGAATCTCTTCATCTTGAGCTCTCACCTTTGGGAATAAGAGTCCAGGCTCTCTGTCCTGGTTTCACGAGAAGTGATTTTCACAAATCTTTGAATATAAAAGAAGAAACCTTTAAAAACAGGTGGCTTGTAAGGTGGATGGACTCGGATAAAGTAACAGAGCTTTCACTGAAATCCTTAAACAAAAAAGGCGGACTCTATATTCCAGGATTGTCCAATAAAATTCTCTATACCATAGTAAAGTTTCTACCCAGAAAATTATACTATTCTCTAGCCAGAAAAATGGGGATGTAA
- a CDS encoding HD-GYP domain-containing protein has product MKSKESLKIVIYYTLFSFLWIFFSDKLLFILTQDLSLLHLLGNFKGIFFILLTAFFLFKMIKQSYSKIENLNEQLQKTILESQNNQNLYMEKNLELNKVNNIIDDYMSIFLKMLSPIEYKDELFISEVFRMAFKVAKESDLGSAYIIEDGKVKFIDTIGFPIEDLRTMPTDISLYKFSKDGVVSNINNESEILKEITNKNSSLTQAKESLYIGIFKNDKIIGGFNLDININSSKHYSHETINKITEIHHLSNGFYKIKKSSDYKVMLQNDIVQSFITALEFHDHYTKGHSESVASYSVQIGKSLNLDEKQLDDLYWAAVMHDIGKIIIPSEILNKKDKLSDSEYKIIKEHSQIGYEIVSQSDSLKEISEYILYHHERWDGKGYPKGLKENEIPLLSQIISVADSWHAMTSQRVYKKQLTKEEAIDELLKNRGTQFSPVVVDVFIKLIV; this is encoded by the coding sequence ATGAAGTCTAAAGAATCATTAAAAATTGTTATATACTATACATTATTTAGTTTTTTATGGATATTTTTTTCCGACAAACTACTTTTTATCCTGACTCAGGATTTGTCGTTATTGCATCTTTTAGGGAATTTTAAAGGGATATTTTTTATTCTTTTAACAGCTTTTTTCTTATTTAAAATGATTAAACAAAGTTATTCAAAAATTGAGAATTTAAATGAGCAGCTTCAAAAAACTATTCTGGAATCACAAAATAATCAAAATTTATATATGGAAAAAAACTTAGAATTGAATAAAGTTAATAATATTATCGATGATTATATGAGTATTTTCTTGAAGATGCTCAGCCCTATCGAATATAAGGATGAATTATTTATTTCAGAAGTATTTCGAATGGCATTTAAGGTAGCTAAGGAAAGTGATCTGGGAAGTGCCTATATTATTGAAGACGGTAAAGTTAAATTTATTGATACCATAGGATTTCCCATAGAAGATCTGAGAACAATGCCTACAGATATAAGCCTTTATAAATTTTCAAAGGATGGTGTAGTCTCAAATATAAATAACGAGAGTGAAATTTTGAAAGAAATCACAAATAAAAATTCATCCTTAACCCAGGCGAAAGAGTCTCTCTATATCGGGATATTTAAAAATGATAAAATTATAGGCGGATTTAATCTGGATATAAACATCAATTCCTCCAAACATTATTCCCATGAAACTATAAACAAAATTACGGAGATACACCACCTGTCTAATGGATTTTATAAGATAAAAAAATCCAGTGACTATAAAGTGATGCTTCAAAATGATATTGTCCAGTCATTTATTACCGCTTTGGAATTTCATGATCACTATACCAAGGGGCATTCTGAATCAGTAGCTTCATACAGTGTTCAAATAGGAAAATCACTAAATTTGGATGAAAAACAATTGGATGATCTATACTGGGCTGCAGTCATGCATGATATAGGAAAGATAATCATCCCCAGTGAAATTTTGAATAAAAAAGATAAATTAAGTGATTCTGAATATAAAATTATCAAAGAGCATTCCCAAATAGGATATGAGATAGTTTCACAGAGTGATTCTTTAAAGGAGATCTCTGAATATATTTTATACCACCATGAACGTTGGGATGGAAAGGGATATCCCAAAGGCCTCAAGGAAAATGAAATTCCCCTGTTATCTCAGATTATATCTGTGGCAGATTCGTGGCATGCTATGACATCGCAAAGAGTATATAAAAAACAACTGACCAAAGAGGAAGCTATAGACGAACTTCTAAAAAACAGGGGTACGCAATTTTCTCCCGTTGTGGTAGATGTATTTATAAAACTCATTGTTTAA